The following proteins come from a genomic window of Desmospora profundinema:
- the gcvT gene encoding glycine cleavage system aminomethyltransferase GcvT, whose amino-acid sequence MAELKRTTLYPAYRDEAKLVPFGGWELPVQFSGIKAEHEAVRTRAGLFDVSHMGEVEILGSDALDLVQKLTTNDVSKLSPGKVQYTAMCYPDGGTVDDLLVYHRQDGSYLLVVNAANTDKDVEWIEKHATGDVTVRNISDQVAQLALQGPLAEEVLQACTDTDLSVIRPFRFEEEVEVGGTKALISRTGYTGEDGFEMYLNADDAPTLWKRILEAGREKDVLPCGLGARDTLRFEARLALYGNELSASITPIEAGIGFAVKPDKGDFIGQEVLAKQKAEDPPRKLVGLEMIERGIPRSHYPVFMGEKEIGEVTSGTQSPTLKKNVGLALVRAEHAELGTEVDVEIRGKRVAAKIVKTPFYQRPRA is encoded by the coding sequence ATGGCCGAACTGAAACGTACCACCCTGTATCCCGCATACCGGGATGAGGCCAAACTGGTTCCCTTCGGCGGCTGGGAATTGCCGGTCCAGTTCAGCGGGATCAAAGCGGAACACGAGGCGGTTCGCACTCGGGCGGGGCTGTTTGATGTTTCCCACATGGGAGAGGTGGAGATCCTGGGGAGCGATGCGTTGGACTTGGTGCAAAAGCTGACCACCAACGATGTCTCCAAGCTGTCGCCGGGCAAGGTGCAGTATACTGCAATGTGCTATCCCGATGGCGGTACTGTGGATGATTTGTTGGTCTATCACAGACAAGACGGCTCCTACCTGTTGGTGGTCAACGCCGCCAACACGGACAAGGATGTGGAGTGGATCGAGAAACATGCCACAGGGGATGTCACCGTCCGCAATATCTCTGATCAGGTGGCTCAACTCGCCCTGCAGGGTCCCTTGGCGGAAGAAGTGCTGCAAGCGTGTACGGACACCGACTTGTCTGTCATCCGCCCCTTCCGCTTTGAGGAAGAAGTAGAAGTGGGGGGGACGAAAGCCCTGATCTCCCGCACCGGTTATACAGGGGAGGACGGGTTTGAGATGTATCTGAACGCCGATGATGCTCCTACGCTTTGGAAACGAATTTTGGAAGCGGGGCGGGAAAAAGATGTCCTCCCCTGTGGGCTGGGAGCCCGGGACACCTTGCGGTTTGAAGCGAGACTGGCTTTGTACGGGAACGAACTGTCCGCCAGTATCACCCCGATCGAGGCCGGCATCGGCTTTGCAGTCAAGCCGGACAAAGGGGATTTTATCGGTCAGGAAGTGTTGGCAAAGCAAAAAGCGGAAGACCCTCCCCGCAAACTGGTGGGGTTGGAGATGATTGAACGCGGGATTCCTCGCTCCCATTATCCGGTGTTTATGGGGGAAAAGGAGATCGGGGAAGTGACTTCCGGAACCCAATCGCCCACCTTAAAGAAAAACGTCGGCTTGGCTTTGGTGCGTGCGGAGCATGCGGAGCTGGGAACCGAAGTGGATGTGGAGATCCGGGGCAAACGTGTAGCTGCCAAGATCGTGAAAACCCCTTTTTACCAGCGACCCCGAGCGTAA
- the gcvPB gene encoding aminomethyl-transferring glycine dehydrogenase subunit GcvPB: MSEDKALIFEMSKPGRVAYSLPATDVPSEDVSERIPAGMVREKPAELPEVSELDLIRHYTELSRRNHGIDNGFYPLGSCTMKYNPKINEDVARYPGFAQIHPYQPVETVQGALQLMYELQQDLAEITGMDRVTLQPAAGAQGEWTGLMMIKAYHHSRGDHQRTKVIVPDSAHGTNPASATVAGFESVTVQSNDQGLVSVEDLKEVVGEDTAALMLTNPNTLGLFEKEIKEIADIVHQAGGLLYYDGANANAILGHSRPGDMGFDVVHLNLHKTFTTPHGGGGPGSGPVGVKEILAPFLPAPLVMKTDEGYHFDFDIPQSIGRVKAFNGNFGMLVRAYTYIRTMGPDGLRRVSEDAVLNANYLMKRLEDHFDVPFPNRCKHEFVLSGNRQKKMGVRTLDMAKRLLDFNIHPPTVYFPLIVEECMMIEPTETESKETLDHFVDVMIQIAKEAEENPEVIQEAPHHTVVKRLDEVTAARKPVVRWEKEAE; encoded by the coding sequence ATGAGCGAAGACAAAGCGTTGATCTTCGAGATGAGCAAACCGGGACGGGTGGCTTACAGTCTTCCGGCAACCGATGTGCCGTCCGAGGATGTATCCGAACGAATTCCGGCTGGGATGGTGCGGGAGAAGCCGGCGGAGCTTCCGGAAGTCTCCGAGCTGGATTTGATTCGCCACTATACCGAACTTTCCCGCCGCAACCACGGGATCGACAACGGCTTTTATCCGCTGGGTTCCTGCACCATGAAATATAACCCCAAAATCAATGAAGATGTGGCCCGCTATCCCGGTTTCGCCCAGATCCATCCCTACCAGCCGGTGGAGACGGTGCAGGGGGCACTCCAATTGATGTATGAATTGCAGCAGGATTTGGCCGAAATCACAGGGATGGATCGTGTGACTCTCCAGCCCGCCGCAGGAGCACAAGGGGAATGGACGGGCTTGATGATGATCAAGGCTTATCATCACAGCCGGGGGGATCACCAGCGGACCAAAGTAATCGTTCCGGACTCCGCTCACGGAACCAACCCCGCTAGTGCCACGGTGGCCGGTTTTGAGTCGGTGACGGTCCAATCCAATGATCAGGGTCTGGTCAGTGTGGAGGATCTGAAAGAGGTAGTAGGCGAGGACACGGCCGCCCTGATGCTGACCAATCCCAACACGTTGGGGCTGTTTGAGAAAGAGATCAAGGAAATCGCCGACATCGTTCACCAGGCCGGCGGCCTCCTCTACTATGACGGGGCGAACGCCAACGCCATCCTGGGTCACTCTCGCCCGGGGGACATGGGTTTTGACGTGGTCCACCTCAATCTGCACAAAACCTTTACCACCCCTCACGGAGGCGGCGGACCCGGTTCCGGTCCTGTCGGGGTGAAGGAGATTCTGGCGCCGTTCCTGCCGGCTCCCCTGGTGATGAAAACGGATGAGGGTTATCACTTTGACTTTGACATTCCGCAATCCATCGGGCGGGTGAAAGCCTTTAACGGCAACTTCGGCATGCTGGTCCGTGCCTACACCTACATCCGCACCATGGGTCCCGACGGACTCCGCCGCGTTTCCGAGGATGCGGTTTTAAACGCAAACTACCTGATGAAGCGGTTGGAGGACCATTTTGACGTACCTTTCCCCAATCGTTGTAAACACGAATTCGTGTTATCCGGCAACCGTCAGAAAAAGATGGGGGTCCGCACCCTGGACATGGCCAAGCGGCTCCTGGACTTTAACATCCACCCGCCGACCGTTTACTTTCCGTTGATCGTGGAAGAATGCATGATGATCGAGCCGACGGAAACGGAAAGCAAAGAAACACTGGACCACTTTGTGGATGTGATGATCCAGATCGCCAAAGAAGCGGAAGAAAACCCGGAAGTGATCCAGGAAGCCCCTCACCACACCGTGGTGAAGCGCCTGGACGAAGTGACCGCCGCCCGCAAACCCGTGGTGCGGTGGGAGAAGGAAGCGGAATAA
- a CDS encoding YqhG family protein — protein MEPNEVKAFTERYLEIYGCTLVERGEHYLQTRLSEEVDKDLVHRPFYWMYVEKMGLEPQASTLSFTFHADQAPEGMQSELLSFGSPRFSAILRSAREKGRFVRLYEESGTSARLWGQSRPYEPWLGVHFLVSFICDRKRDEIRDLGIDLRTGEIREGFHQDCLQKKWNQKLPAQRHILPHRLTLPEAAGELEYYLQGWIERQDAAWFREAKERLNQELKQIHAYYPEEWKMSDELHREKKQRLRETVWQYHPRVEVEVVGAGLFHLDPQKR, from the coding sequence ATGGAACCGAATGAGGTGAAAGCATTCACCGAGCGTTATCTGGAGATCTACGGATGTACACTCGTGGAGAGAGGAGAACACTATTTGCAAACCCGCCTCTCCGAGGAGGTGGACAAAGACTTAGTCCACCGCCCGTTCTATTGGATGTATGTAGAAAAGATGGGGTTGGAGCCTCAGGCCAGTACCCTCTCATTCACCTTCCATGCCGATCAGGCCCCCGAAGGGATGCAATCGGAGCTTCTCTCTTTCGGTTCCCCCCGTTTCTCCGCTATTCTCCGCTCCGCCCGGGAGAAAGGACGTTTCGTCCGCCTGTATGAAGAGTCCGGAACATCCGCCCGGCTTTGGGGGCAGTCCCGTCCATACGAACCTTGGCTGGGGGTCCACTTTCTCGTCTCCTTCATCTGCGACCGTAAACGGGACGAGATCCGGGATTTGGGCATCGACCTTCGGACAGGCGAAATCCGGGAGGGATTTCATCAAGACTGTTTACAGAAAAAATGGAACCAAAAGCTGCCGGCCCAACGACACATCCTTCCCCATCGTCTCACCCTCCCGGAAGCGGCAGGGGAGTTGGAGTATTACCTGCAGGGATGGATTGAACGCCAGGATGCCGCTTGGTTCCGGGAGGCCAAGGAGCGATTGAATCAAGAGCTGAAGCAAATTCATGCTTATTACCCCGAAGAGTGGAAAATGAGCGATGAACTCCACCGGGAGAAGAAACAGCGACTACGGGAGACCGTCTGGCAGTATCATCCCCGTGTAGAAGTGGAAGTCGTAGGTGCCGGCTTGTTTCATCTGGATCCGCAGAAACGATGA
- a CDS encoding DEAD/DEAH box helicase, with protein sequence MEWVPIRMDRRWLGRFMKQAEVDSGWSTWERYRLAVEAAEAQRIPDFDTLRCLPHLQGFTPMPHQVETARRVLGDMRGRAILADEVGLGKTIEAGLILKEYMVRGLVSNALILVPSSLVLQWTRELNQKFQIPAAAQKKAWMWDRHDILVASIDTAKRDPHREKVLSRHYDLLIVDEAHKLKNRRTKNWQFVNQIQKKYSLLLTATPVQNDLPELYNLVTLLKPGHLGQQNSFSSHYVAGKRKAKNEEQLREEVRRVMIRNKRSDGRIQFTNRQVKTVPIVLSPEERSLYEGVTSFVRQRWREGGGNIAKNPLSLITLQREVCSSRDAAFHTLFKLLHKGEATKEQLSPEVEVLINLLRAVKQQTKIDKTIELVQSIQGKVIVFTEYRATQDMLLRALRSQGIIAVAYRGGFGRNKKDWMMELFRTRAQVMVATEAGGEGINLQFCHHIINYDLPWNPMRVEQRIGRVHRLGQEQDVTIYNFATENTIEEHILWLLHEKIDLFRTVIGEMEDILERFNNKEGMEQNLMRILMEAKSDQEIRSRLDQLGDEFHQARTQSAQTRKQWEELLDGTE encoded by the coding sequence ATGGAATGGGTTCCGATTCGAATGGACCGCCGGTGGTTGGGAAGGTTCATGAAACAGGCGGAAGTAGACAGTGGTTGGAGCACGTGGGAACGGTACCGATTGGCTGTGGAGGCGGCGGAGGCACAGCGGATCCCCGACTTCGACACATTGCGTTGCCTGCCCCATTTGCAGGGATTTACCCCCATGCCCCACCAGGTGGAGACAGCCCGGCGAGTGCTGGGTGACATGCGGGGGCGAGCCATTTTGGCCGATGAAGTCGGGTTGGGAAAAACGATTGAAGCCGGTCTGATTCTGAAGGAATATATGGTTCGCGGATTGGTATCCAATGCTCTGATCCTGGTCCCCTCTTCGCTGGTGCTGCAATGGACACGGGAATTGAACCAAAAATTCCAGATCCCTGCTGCTGCGCAAAAAAAAGCGTGGATGTGGGATCGCCATGATATTTTAGTCGCTTCCATCGACACAGCCAAACGTGATCCCCATCGGGAGAAGGTGCTCTCCCGCCATTACGACCTTTTGATCGTCGACGAAGCTCATAAATTGAAAAACCGCCGCACGAAAAATTGGCAGTTTGTAAACCAGATCCAGAAGAAATACAGTCTGTTATTGACGGCGACACCGGTTCAAAACGATCTGCCCGAACTCTACAACCTGGTCACCCTGCTCAAACCGGGACATCTGGGACAGCAAAACAGCTTCAGCTCCCACTATGTTGCCGGTAAACGGAAGGCGAAAAATGAGGAACAATTGCGGGAAGAAGTCCGGAGGGTGATGATTCGCAACAAACGGAGCGACGGCCGTATTCAGTTTACCAACCGCCAAGTGAAGACCGTTCCCATCGTGCTGTCTCCAGAGGAGCGGTCGTTATACGAAGGGGTCACCTCGTTTGTTCGTCAGCGCTGGCGGGAAGGCGGCGGCAACATCGCGAAAAACCCCCTTTCCCTGATCACCCTGCAACGGGAAGTGTGCAGCAGCCGGGATGCCGCCTTTCACACTTTATTCAAGTTGCTGCACAAAGGAGAAGCAACTAAGGAACAGCTTTCCCCGGAAGTGGAGGTTTTGATCAATCTGTTACGGGCGGTGAAGCAACAAACGAAAATAGACAAGACGATTGAGCTCGTCCAATCCATCCAGGGCAAAGTGATCGTCTTCACCGAGTACCGCGCCACCCAGGATATGCTGCTGCGCGCGCTCCGCTCTCAAGGGATCATCGCCGTCGCATACCGGGGCGGCTTTGGGCGTAATAAAAAAGACTGGATGATGGAGCTTTTCCGCACCCGGGCTCAAGTGATGGTGGCCACCGAAGCGGGCGGGGAAGGGATCAATCTGCAGTTTTGTCACCATATCATCAACTATGATCTCCCATGGAATCCGATGCGGGTGGAACAGCGCATTGGAAGGGTCCACCGATTGGGACAGGAACAAGATGTCACCATCTATAACTTCGCAACAGAGAATACTATTGAGGAACATATCCTGTGGCTTCTTCATGAAAAAATTGATCTGTTCCGGACCGTGATCGGTGAGATGGAAGACATCCTGGAGCGATTCAACAACAAGGAGGGAATGGAGCAAAACCTGATGCGGATCTTGATGGAAGCGAAAAGCGATCAGGAGATCCGTTCCCGCCTCGACCAATTGGGAGATGAGTTTCACCAGGCACGGACCCAATCCGCTCAAACTCGCAAGCAGTGGGAGGAGTTGTTGGATGGAACCGAATGA
- the tapA gene encoding amyloid fiber anchoring/assembly protein TapA, whose amino-acid sequence MKKSLRTVLFLFFALVLLVPNAAFANQGNPTGASLKFTAGAEGDCKEIVATVKNGGDGDMVEKVKYAVYYSESGNPKNGEVVHEGEVEPLTAGADVTLTFTPEKNGNYMFKAYQESTHPGKGELWSEAVKIENCSSDSEEPGEKPGEEPGNGEEPGEDTPPGVCTELDWDKITEDDIHEVTLDEKVKGDQLVITATLDGAKEAEGEWELMAGLLEADEPLIEKSKSGKGVSQTFTIPLDKLNKEGDYAVIVFFTGSVDGKNCQVGAGISFFELVDEEDNTVEIPEKQPKQPQTPEEVKNIENKMKGGKMPKTSIDGPTSMAVGGAMVLVGLALLFFRRRQIMTG is encoded by the coding sequence ATGAAGAAGTCATTGCGCACGGTCTTATTCCTTTTCTTCGCGTTGGTCCTGTTGGTCCCCAACGCAGCCTTTGCTAACCAAGGCAACCCGACAGGCGCCTCATTGAAGTTTACCGCAGGGGCGGAAGGCGACTGCAAAGAAATCGTGGCAACGGTGAAAAACGGCGGCGACGGGGACATGGTGGAGAAAGTAAAGTATGCGGTTTATTACAGCGAAAGCGGCAATCCGAAGAATGGCGAAGTGGTCCATGAGGGAGAAGTGGAACCGCTGACTGCCGGAGCCGATGTCACACTTACCTTCACACCGGAGAAAAACGGGAACTACATGTTCAAAGCTTACCAAGAATCGACTCACCCCGGAAAAGGTGAGCTGTGGAGCGAAGCCGTAAAGATCGAAAACTGCTCCAGTGACAGTGAAGAGCCTGGGGAAAAACCCGGTGAAGAGCCTGGAAACGGGGAAGAGCCTGGGGAAGATACTCCTCCGGGAGTTTGCACAGAACTGGACTGGGACAAGATTACCGAAGATGACATCCATGAAGTGACCCTGGATGAAAAGGTGAAAGGCGATCAATTGGTGATCACCGCCACCCTGGATGGAGCGAAAGAAGCCGAAGGCGAATGGGAATTGATGGCCGGTTTGCTGGAAGCGGACGAGCCTCTGATCGAGAAGAGCAAGTCCGGTAAAGGCGTCTCCCAAACCTTCACCATCCCGTTGGATAAGCTCAACAAAGAAGGGGACTATGCGGTAATCGTCTTCTTCACGGGAAGCGTGGACGGAAAGAACTGCCAGGTTGGAGCGGGTATCTCCTTCTTCGAGTTGGTGGATGAGGAAGACAACACTGTTGAAATACCGGAAAAACAGCCTAAGCAGCCTCAAACCCCGGAAGAAGTAAAGAACATCGAGAACAAAATGAAAGGCGGCAAAATGCCGAAAACCTCCATCGACGGACCGACTTCCATGGCGGTGGGCGGAGCGATGGTGCTGGTCGGCCTGGCCCTCCTCTTCTTCCGGCGCCGTCAAATTATGACGGGCTGA
- a CDS encoding helix-turn-helix domain-containing protein, whose protein sequence is MLEIGHQLRAARESAGFSLEDMQGLTRIPINELIALEEGRFDRLPGSFTVRSHIRSYAVQVGLEPTKLLQQLRTSGRMNIPSHASGSHHFTDPEETNTPIPFHSKENSSSTKTPLAWEKTPPTQKVPPFPPPPRATGPLPVTPWYESLELREGPVPDPSFSQDDRHEEIAVRRNRRTSLRSHKTVRWPIWVATVVFLLLIPIGIWAVQILPGIESNPPSKESGSPPAGNNAPLTDPVDASIPKGMILIDRDDKKSQFELVNNQDLILEIYAADTCWVQIRENEDGGYLKEITLEKGDIFQFPHPQRVSTDLWILLGAPDQVEVSVNGQRITATEVIHIDKK, encoded by the coding sequence ATGCTTGAGATTGGACACCAACTGCGGGCTGCCCGGGAAAGCGCAGGCTTTTCCCTTGAAGACATGCAAGGCTTGACCCGCATTCCCATCAATGAATTGATCGCACTGGAGGAAGGCCGCTTCGACCGTCTGCCCGGCTCCTTCACTGTGCGCTCCCATATACGAAGCTATGCCGTTCAAGTAGGCCTGGAACCTACGAAACTCCTGCAACAACTACGGACATCCGGTAGGATGAACATCCCCTCCCATGCTTCCGGAAGCCACCACTTCACCGATCCAGAGGAGACAAATACTCCTATTCCTTTTCACAGTAAGGAAAACTCCTCTTCCACAAAGACTCCTTTGGCCTGGGAGAAGACGCCACCCACTCAGAAGGTCCCTCCTTTTCCACCTCCTCCGCGGGCTACGGGTCCACTTCCGGTTACGCCTTGGTATGAGTCCCTGGAACTGAGAGAGGGACCCGTTCCGGATCCATCCTTTTCCCAAGACGACAGACATGAGGAAATAGCTGTCCGCAGGAACCGGCGCACCTCCCTGCGCAGCCATAAAACGGTTCGCTGGCCCATTTGGGTGGCGACCGTTGTATTCCTTCTTTTGATTCCCATCGGGATCTGGGCCGTGCAGATACTTCCCGGAATCGAATCGAATCCCCCATCCAAAGAGTCTGGATCACCACCCGCTGGCAACAACGCTCCTCTCACCGACCCGGTGGATGCATCAATCCCGAAGGGGATGATCCTGATTGACCGTGATGATAAAAAAAGCCAGTTTGAACTCGTCAACAATCAAGATCTGATCCTGGAAATCTACGCAGCTGACACCTGTTGGGTCCAAATCCGTGAAAACGAAGATGGCGGCTATTTAAAGGAAATTACGTTAGAAAAAGGGGATATTTTCCAATTCCCTCACCCACAACGGGTTTCCACCGATCTCTGGATCCTGCTGGGTGCCCCAGACCAAGTCGAGGTGAGTGTCAACGGACAAAGAATCACAGCTACCGAAGTGATTCACATCGATAAAAAGTGA
- a CDS encoding N-acetylmuramoyl-L-alanine amidase, producing MTKVVIDPGHGGSDPGAVSGGYQEKAFTLDIGLKVRDALTSQYIVDVLMTRTTDRTVSLAERANLANNNNADYFCSVHINAGGGTGWESYIYNGPVSNFTIQAQNTIHDTVMKLIGSRYQVRDRGKKRANFYVLRETRMPAVLLENLFIDTTADRNLLRNANFIRDLSQATADGIAQALSLPRRSTALYRVIAGSFQNRSNAEERKGFLDRNGIEAVVVTTVIDGATWYRVQAGAFTQRANAEARLSEVRALGIQDAYILVD from the coding sequence ATGACGAAAGTGGTGATTGACCCCGGACATGGGGGAAGCGATCCCGGTGCCGTTAGTGGAGGATATCAGGAGAAGGCTTTTACGTTGGATATTGGGTTGAAGGTGAGGGATGCGCTTACTAGTCAGTATATCGTCGATGTACTGATGACCCGTACGACAGATCGGACGGTTTCCTTGGCGGAGCGGGCCAATCTGGCTAACAACAACAATGCCGACTATTTCTGTTCGGTTCATATCAATGCCGGTGGTGGAACCGGTTGGGAGAGTTATATTTACAATGGACCCGTCTCCAACTTCACCATCCAGGCGCAAAATACGATTCATGACACGGTCATGAAATTGATCGGTTCCCGGTATCAAGTGCGGGATCGGGGGAAAAAGCGGGCCAATTTTTATGTGTTGCGGGAGACTCGGATGCCTGCTGTTTTGTTGGAGAACCTGTTTATCGACACCACTGCCGATCGAAACTTGTTGCGCAATGCCAACTTTATTCGCGACCTGTCCCAAGCGACAGCAGACGGCATCGCCCAGGCGCTGTCATTACCGCGCCGTTCCACCGCCTTGTACCGCGTCATCGCCGGCTCATTCCAGAATCGGAGCAATGCGGAGGAGCGAAAAGGGTTTTTAGATAGAAATGGAATAGAGGCAGTGGTTGTCACTACTGTGATCGATGGCGCCACATGGTACCGGGTGCAAGCCGGCGCATTCACCCAACGGGCTAACGCAGAGGCCCGTCTGTCGGAAGTCCGGGCGTTGGGAATCCAAGATGCCTATATCCTGGTGGATTGA
- a CDS encoding nucleoside triphosphate pyrophosphohydrolase yields the protein MGIYNKLIRDRIPKIIFASGKQAVIRVMDDKEYRKEIRKKLYEELEEYLRAEDDDAALEELADMLELIHVLTEIHGSTPGELEMIRAGKAEKRGGFKEKLFLERVMDE from the coding sequence ATGGGGATCTACAATAAATTGATTCGTGACCGAATCCCTAAAATCATCTTCGCTTCCGGGAAGCAAGCGGTCATTCGGGTGATGGATGATAAAGAATATCGGAAGGAAATAAGAAAAAAGCTTTATGAAGAGTTAGAGGAATATTTAAGAGCGGAAGATGACGACGCAGCATTGGAAGAATTGGCTGATATGCTTGAGTTAATCCATGTCCTTACCGAGATCCACGGTTCCACACCTGGTGAGCTGGAGATGATTCGTGCAGGCAAGGCGGAAAAACGTGGTGGGTTTAAGGAAAAGCTGTTCCTGGAAAGAGTGATGGACGAATAA
- the gcvPA gene encoding aminomethyl-transferring glycine dehydrogenase subunit GcvPA — translation MNFRYLPMTEEDRREMMAVLGLDSVNQLFDDIPGEVRFRGRLSIPEAMDEPSLTRHLSGLANQNTPLNQAVSFLGAGAYEHYIPSVVNHVISRSEFYTAYTPYQPEISQGELQAIFEFQTMISELTGMAVANSSMYDGPTALAEAAGVASAVTRRKEILISRTVHPESRAILAAQAKGLGLTVREIPEKDGVTDWDALAAAISGDTAGVAVQSPNFFGNLEDLERAGSLAHQQKALFIVSANPISLGLLQPPGEYGADIVVGDAQPMGIPVQFGGPHCGFFAVTRKLMRKVPGRIVGQTVDEEGKRGFVLTLQAREQHIRREKATSNICSNQALNALAAAVWMTALGKQGVQELARLNLDKAGYARKRLSQVPGVEPLFNQPFFNEFAVKLAKPVGMVNQALLQQGIIGGYDLGRDYPEYEGAMLLAVTELRTREEIDGLARVLEGLV, via the coding sequence ATGAACTTTCGTTATTTGCCCATGACGGAGGAGGACCGCCGCGAGATGATGGCGGTGCTGGGGCTGGATTCCGTCAATCAATTGTTTGATGATATTCCCGGGGAAGTCCGCTTTCGCGGCCGGTTGTCCATACCGGAAGCGATGGATGAACCGTCTTTGACGCGTCATTTATCCGGGTTGGCCAACCAAAACACCCCGCTCAACCAAGCGGTCTCTTTTTTGGGTGCCGGTGCCTATGAACACTACATTCCCAGCGTGGTCAACCACGTGATTTCCCGCTCTGAGTTTTACACGGCCTATACTCCCTACCAACCGGAGATCAGCCAAGGGGAATTGCAGGCCATTTTTGAGTTTCAAACCATGATCAGCGAGCTGACGGGGATGGCGGTGGCCAACTCCTCCATGTACGACGGCCCCACAGCTCTGGCGGAAGCGGCCGGAGTGGCCTCCGCTGTTACCCGCAGAAAGGAGATCCTCATCTCCCGCACGGTCCATCCGGAATCGCGGGCGATCTTGGCGGCGCAAGCTAAGGGTCTGGGGTTGACGGTTCGTGAGATTCCCGAAAAGGACGGGGTGACTGATTGGGATGCTTTGGCTGCCGCCATCAGCGGAGATACGGCCGGAGTGGCCGTCCAATCCCCCAATTTCTTCGGCAATTTGGAGGATCTGGAGCGGGCGGGGAGTCTGGCTCACCAACAGAAAGCCCTCTTTATCGTCAGTGCCAACCCGATCTCCCTGGGCCTTTTACAGCCGCCGGGTGAATACGGGGCGGACATCGTGGTGGGGGATGCCCAGCCGATGGGAATTCCGGTCCAGTTTGGCGGTCCCCACTGCGGTTTTTTTGCGGTCACCCGGAAGCTGATGCGCAAAGTGCCGGGGCGGATCGTCGGCCAGACGGTGGATGAAGAGGGCAAACGCGGTTTCGTTCTTACCTTGCAGGCACGGGAACAGCACATCCGGCGGGAAAAGGCGACATCCAATATCTGTTCGAACCAGGCCTTAAATGCGCTGGCCGCCGCCGTCTGGATGACGGCACTGGGTAAACAGGGGGTCCAGGAACTGGCCCGCCTCAACTTGGATAAAGCGGGATATGCCCGGAAGCGATTGTCTCAAGTGCCGGGTGTAGAACCTCTGTTTAACCAACCCTTTTTCAATGAGTTCGCCGTAAAGCTGGCGAAACCGGTGGGGATGGTGAATCAAGCCCTCTTACAGCAGGGGATCATTGGCGGATACGATCTGGGCCGCGACTATCCCGAGTATGAGGGTGCCATGCTGTTAGCGGTGACCGAATTGCGGACCCGGGAAGAGATCGACGGATTGGCCCGTGTACTGGAGGGATTGGTATGA